A single Methylobacterium sp. 17Sr1-1 DNA region contains:
- the flhA gene encoding flagellar biosynthesis protein FlhA, translating to MSETGAIGVGRIFALPTRADLMALTRRSDLVLAVSVLAILVVLIFPLPALLLDLLLAISIILSVLILMTGLFIENPLEFTVFPTVLLITTMLRLALNLASTRLILGHGHEGTAAAGHVIEAFGHFVMGGNFLIGIIVFAILIIVNFVVITKGSGRIAEVAARFSLDAMPGKQMAIDADLSAGLIDEKTARTRRQSLEDESSFFGAMDGASKFVRGDAIAALLITFINVVGGIIIGVAQQGMTFSDAGKTYTLLTVGDGLVSQVPALIVSTAAGLLVSKAGVRGAAGRALGRQIANYPKALGMSAGVMLLIGFLPGIPMLPFLTLGLGAAYLARRIALLPKPAEDEATGGAPGADGAVAGPGAPAKEETAADLLKLDDLKLEMGYALLALVNGPEGQDRLTDQIRALRRQLAAELGFVMPSVRILDNVQLDANTYVVRVKEIEAGQGQVFPGQFMAMDPMGGQVQLPGQHLMEPTFGLPATWIDAALRDEAQLKGYTVVDAATVVSTHLTEVIKAHVADLLNHVEVHKLLKELPKEHGELLKEVVPGQIATTGIQRVLQYLLAERVSIRDLGTIVEGIAEVAGHIKNPRDIVEHVRARLGRQICAQYQGPGGVLPIITLSPAWESAFMEAIVGHGDERHLAMQPSKLSDFVTTVRDRFEEAARLGEMPVLVTSVQARPFVRSIIERFRRETPVMSQAEIHPRARLKTVGSV from the coding sequence ATGAGCGAGACGGGGGCAATCGGCGTTGGCCGCATCTTCGCCCTGCCGACGCGGGCGGACCTGATGGCGCTGACGCGCCGCAGCGACCTCGTGCTCGCAGTCTCGGTGCTCGCCATCCTGGTCGTGCTGATCTTCCCGCTGCCGGCCCTGCTGCTCGACCTCCTGCTCGCGATCTCGATCATCCTGTCGGTCCTGATCCTGATGACCGGGCTGTTCATCGAGAACCCGCTCGAATTCACGGTCTTCCCGACGGTGCTGCTCATCACCACGATGCTGCGGCTGGCGCTCAACCTCGCCTCGACGCGGTTGATCCTCGGCCACGGCCACGAGGGCACGGCGGCGGCCGGCCACGTCATCGAGGCCTTCGGGCACTTCGTGATGGGCGGCAACTTCCTGATCGGGATCATCGTCTTCGCGATCCTGATCATCGTGAACTTCGTCGTCATCACCAAGGGCTCGGGGCGCATCGCGGAAGTGGCGGCCCGCTTCTCCCTCGACGCGATGCCGGGCAAGCAGATGGCGATCGACGCCGACCTCTCGGCCGGGCTGATCGACGAGAAGACCGCCCGGACCCGGCGCCAGTCGCTGGAGGACGAATCCTCGTTCTTCGGCGCCATGGACGGTGCCTCGAAATTCGTGCGCGGCGACGCGATCGCGGCGCTCCTCATCACCTTCATCAACGTGGTCGGCGGCATCATCATCGGCGTCGCCCAGCAGGGCATGACCTTCTCGGATGCGGGCAAGACCTACACCCTGCTCACCGTCGGCGACGGCCTCGTCAGCCAGGTCCCGGCGCTGATCGTCTCGACAGCCGCGGGCCTGCTCGTCTCCAAGGCCGGCGTGCGCGGCGCCGCCGGCCGGGCGCTCGGGCGCCAGATCGCCAACTACCCGAAGGCGCTCGGCATGTCGGCCGGCGTGATGCTGCTGATCGGCTTCCTGCCCGGCATCCCGATGCTGCCCTTCCTGACGCTGGGGCTCGGCGCCGCCTACCTCGCCCGCCGCATCGCGCTCCTGCCGAAGCCCGCCGAGGACGAGGCGACCGGGGGCGCGCCCGGCGCCGACGGCGCCGTGGCCGGGCCCGGGGCACCGGCGAAGGAGGAGACCGCGGCCGACCTCCTCAAGCTCGACGACCTGAAGCTCGAGATGGGCTACGCGCTCCTCGCCCTCGTCAACGGGCCGGAGGGCCAGGACCGGCTCACCGACCAGATCCGGGCCCTGCGCCGGCAACTCGCCGCCGAGCTCGGCTTCGTGATGCCCTCGGTGCGCATCCTCGACAACGTCCAGCTCGACGCCAACACCTACGTGGTGCGGGTCAAGGAGATCGAGGCCGGCCAGGGCCAGGTCTTCCCGGGCCAGTTCATGGCGATGGACCCGATGGGCGGCCAGGTGCAGCTGCCGGGCCAGCACCTGATGGAGCCGACCTTCGGCCTGCCGGCGACCTGGATCGACGCGGCCCTGCGCGACGAGGCCCAGCTCAAGGGCTACACCGTGGTCGACGCCGCGACCGTGGTCTCGACCCACCTCACGGAAGTGATCAAGGCCCACGTCGCCGACCTCCTCAACCACGTCGAGGTGCACAAGCTCCTGAAGGAACTGCCGAAGGAGCACGGCGAGCTCCTCAAGGAGGTGGTGCCGGGCCAGATCGCCACCACGGGCATCCAGCGGGTGCTGCAATACCTGCTCGCCGAGCGGGTCTCGATCCGCGACCTCGGCACCATCGTCGAGGGCATCGCCGAGGTCGCCGGCCACATCAAGAACCCGCGCGACATCGTCGAGCACGTCCGCGCCCGCCTCGGCCGCCAGATCTGCGCCCAGTACCAGGGCCCGGGCGGCGTCCTGCCGATCATCACCCTGTCGCCGGCCTGGGAGAGCGCCTTCATGGAGGCGATCGTCGGCCACGGCGACGAGCGCCACCTGGCGATGCAACCCTCGAAGCTGTCCGACTTCGTCACCACGGTGCGTGACCGCTTCGAGGAGGCGGCGCGGCTGGGCGAGATGCCGGTCCTCGTCACCTCGGTCCAGGCCCGGCCCTTCGTGCGCTCGATCATCGAGCGCTTCCGGCGCGAGACACCGGTGATGAGCCAGGCCGAGATCCACCCGCGGGCCCGGCTGAAGACCGTCGGGTCGGTCTAG
- a CDS encoding gamma carbonic anhydrase family protein — MPLYALDTVSPVVPDDGSAWIAPDAHVIGRVRLGREVGVWFGAVIRGDNEPITVGDRTNIQEGAVLHTDAGFPLTLGSGITVGHGAIVHGCTIGDDTLIGMGATILNGAKIGRNCLVGANALVTEGKEFPDNSLIVGAPAKAVRVLDETAVAGLRASAERYVANAKRFAQGLRRVD; from the coding sequence ATGCCGCTCTACGCCCTCGACACTGTCAGCCCGGTCGTGCCGGACGACGGCAGCGCCTGGATCGCCCCCGACGCGCACGTCATCGGCCGCGTGCGGCTCGGCCGCGAGGTCGGGGTGTGGTTCGGCGCGGTCATCCGCGGCGACAACGAGCCGATCACGGTCGGCGACCGCACCAACATCCAGGAGGGCGCGGTGCTCCACACCGATGCGGGCTTCCCGCTCACCCTCGGCTCGGGGATCACGGTCGGCCACGGCGCCATCGTGCATGGCTGCACGATCGGCGACGACACGCTGATCGGGATGGGCGCGACGATCCTCAACGGGGCGAAGATCGGCCGCAACTGCCTCGTCGGCGCCAACGCGCTCGTCACCGAGGGCAAGGAATTTCCCGACAACAGCCTGATCGTGGGCGCCCCCGCCAAGGCGGTGCGGGTGCTCGACGAGACGGCGGTGGCGGGCTTGCGCGCCTCGGCCGAGCGCTACGTCGCCAACGCCAAGCGCTTCGCGCAAGGGCTGCGGCGGGTCGACTGA
- a CDS encoding LysE family transporter, with the protein MFDADAWPALLGPLFTAYAPVLASPGPNLLVVLRASVAAPGRGPVVAALGVACGAGLAAALAGLGASLLPAGRFVAGIGTALFVLLMLRAAYRLASGRAGLPDDPTRFAPGRDVGTFALGLGAAVTNPVSLAFFAGFFLAHPDRAAVPLAGAAVFCMAATWFGLLGLVLGRPSCRARLTRAGRLARLVLAALLVACAALAVRRALQG; encoded by the coding sequence ATGTTCGACGCCGATGCGTGGCCCGCCCTGCTGGGGCCGCTCTTCACCGCCTATGCTCCCGTCCTCGCCTCGCCCGGACCCAACCTGCTGGTGGTGCTGCGGGCGAGCGTCGCGGCGCCCGGGCGCGGCCCGGTCGTCGCCGCCCTGGGCGTCGCCTGCGGGGCCGGCCTGGCGGCGGCCTTGGCTGGCCTCGGCGCCTCGCTGCTGCCGGCGGGGCGCTTCGTCGCCGGGATCGGAACGGCGTTGTTCGTGCTCCTGATGCTGCGCGCCGCCTACCGGCTGGCCAGCGGCCGGGCCGGTCTGCCGGACGACCCGACCCGCTTCGCGCCGGGGCGCGACGTCGGCACCTTCGCCCTCGGGCTCGGGGCGGCGGTGACCAACCCGGTCAGCCTCGCCTTCTTCGCCGGCTTCTTCCTGGCCCATCCCGACCGGGCGGCGGTGCCGCTGGCGGGAGCTGCGGTGTTCTGCATGGCGGCGACGTGGTTCGGCCTTCTCGGCCTCGTGCTGGGGCGGCCGTCCTGCCGGGCGCGCCTCACCCGCGCCGGGCGCCTCGCCCGCCTCGTCCTGGCGGCGCTCCTCGTCGCCTGCGCGGCGCTCGCGGTCCGGCGCGCGCTCCAGGGGTGA
- a CDS encoding EAL domain-containing protein: protein MLQTAETLLALHDGRLIGLSLLIGVLSAITMIDLFQHARATSGSSRGIWISAAGIAGGFGLWASQFIAQASIRPAAELLRGSETLLLGLVLMVLLAGGGLRAAVSAPRRIARTLGGVLIGLGLAAVAAAVSASLPGAGGPAWVAGLALSAAAGMGLSGLALSCSLKENPASRAAGALFLSCAALLPHAVGLVAAGGGLRPAVLDGEYAASLGFASLTLLVLVFLGQTLDGRVRRRRESQDLMSSLADAAVEGIAICEGGRIVTVNSSLAELIGRAPAALIGRPIGDILPAAVVARLDAGPDGQVVEAELVGAEGEPLPVDVIRRPLGNRPCRAIAVRDLRARRQAERDIQFLAHHDTLTGLPNRATFRARLDEEIVRARAGGRLVAVLCLDLDRFKDVNDLYGHAMGDGLLQALARWVAPVLGPRQLMARLGGDEFAILLPDVERDEAGRIAEEVLRVIREGNQRAGSGPILATSIGIALCPTDAEDGQTLLNHADAALYCAKNHGRGVHRFFEPVLAAQIRDRRSMEHDLRHAVERGELRIVYQPQMAIDSGVVVGFEALLRWHHPERGTVPPDLFIPISEETGSILGIGEWVLRETCREAASWTKPLRIAVNVSAVQLHAPGFSELVHEVLFTTGLAPARLELEITETALVRDPVRALSALRRVKAMGVRIAMDDFGTGYSSLSNLRAFPFDKIKIDRSFIRAVDVNRETAAIMRAVLGLGRGLGLPVLAEGVETSAELAFLGAENCHEAQGYLLGRPGPIEQFAEHTFVEHASSEKTGEAPGAETAAA from the coding sequence ATGCTGCAGACCGCCGAAACCCTGCTCGCCCTGCACGATGGGCGGCTCATCGGCCTGTCGCTGCTGATCGGCGTCCTGTCGGCGATCACGATGATCGACCTGTTCCAGCACGCCCGCGCCACCAGCGGCTCGAGCCGGGGGATCTGGATCTCGGCCGCCGGCATCGCCGGCGGGTTCGGGCTGTGGGCGAGCCAGTTCATCGCCCAGGCCTCGATCCGCCCCGCCGCCGAGCTGTTGCGCGGGAGCGAGACCCTGCTGCTCGGCCTCGTCCTCATGGTGCTGCTGGCCGGGGGCGGCCTGCGGGCCGCGGTCTCGGCGCCCCGGCGCATCGCCCGGACCCTCGGCGGGGTCCTGATCGGCCTAGGGCTGGCGGCGGTCGCCGCCGCGGTCTCGGCGAGCCTGCCGGGGGCGGGCGGACCGGCCTGGGTCGCGGGCCTCGCGCTCTCCGCCGCCGCCGGGATGGGGCTGTCCGGCCTCGCCCTGTCGTGCAGCCTGAAGGAGAATCCCGCGAGCCGCGCCGCCGGGGCCCTGTTCCTGTCCTGCGCCGCGCTGCTGCCGCACGCCGTCGGCCTCGTGGCGGCCGGCGGCGGGCTCCGCCCGGCCGTCCTCGACGGCGAGTACGCCGCCTCGCTCGGCTTCGCCAGCCTGACGCTGCTCGTCCTCGTCTTCCTCGGCCAGACCCTCGACGGCCGGGTGCGGCGTCGGCGCGAATCGCAGGACCTGATGAGCAGCCTCGCCGACGCCGCGGTCGAGGGCATCGCGATCTGCGAGGGCGGGCGCATCGTCACCGTCAATTCCAGCCTCGCCGAGCTGATCGGCCGGGCGCCGGCGGCTTTGATCGGCCGGCCGATCGGCGACATCCTGCCCGCTGCGGTGGTCGCGCGGCTCGATGCCGGTCCGGACGGCCAGGTGGTCGAGGCCGAGCTCGTCGGCGCGGAGGGCGAGCCCCTGCCGGTCGACGTGATCCGCCGGCCGCTCGGCAACCGGCCCTGCCGGGCGATCGCCGTGCGCGACCTGCGGGCGCGGCGCCAGGCCGAGCGCGACATCCAGTTCCTGGCCCACCACGACACCCTGACCGGCCTGCCGAACCGCGCGACCTTCCGCGCCCGCCTCGACGAGGAGATCGTCCGGGCGCGGGCCGGCGGCCGGCTGGTGGCGGTGCTCTGCCTCGACCTCGACCGGTTCAAGGACGTCAACGACCTCTACGGTCACGCCATGGGCGACGGGCTGCTCCAGGCCCTGGCGCGGTGGGTCGCGCCGGTGCTCGGGCCGCGGCAGTTGATGGCGCGCCTCGGCGGCGACGAGTTCGCGATCCTCCTGCCCGACGTCGAGCGGGACGAGGCCGGCCGGATCGCCGAGGAGGTGCTGCGGGTGATCCGCGAGGGCAACCAACGGGCGGGGAGCGGCCCGATCCTGGCGACCAGCATCGGTATCGCCCTCTGCCCGACCGACGCGGAGGACGGGCAGACCCTGCTCAACCACGCCGACGCCGCGCTCTACTGCGCCAAGAACCACGGACGGGGCGTGCACCGGTTCTTCGAGCCGGTCCTCGCGGCGCAGATCCGCGACCGGCGCTCGATGGAGCACGACCTGCGCCACGCCGTCGAGCGCGGCGAGTTGCGGATCGTCTACCAGCCGCAGATGGCGATCGACAGCGGCGTCGTGGTCGGGTTCGAGGCGCTCCTGCGCTGGCACCATCCGGAGCGCGGCACCGTCCCGCCCGACCTGTTCATCCCGATCTCGGAGGAGACCGGCAGCATCCTCGGCATCGGCGAGTGGGTCCTGCGCGAGACCTGCCGCGAGGCCGCGTCGTGGACGAAGCCCCTGCGCATCGCCGTCAACGTCTCGGCGGTGCAGCTCCACGCTCCCGGCTTCTCGGAGCTGGTGCACGAGGTGCTGTTCACCACCGGGCTGGCTCCCGCCCGCCTCGAACTCGAGATCACCGAGACCGCGCTCGTGCGCGACCCGGTCCGGGCGCTGTCCGCGCTCCGGCGGGTCAAGGCGATGGGGGTGCGGATCGCGATGGACGATTTCGGCACCGGCTACTCGTCGCTGTCGAACCTGCGCGCCTTCCCGTTCGACAAGATCAAGATCGACCGGTCGTTCATCCGCGCCGTCGACGTCAACCGGGAGACCGCCGCGATCATGCGGGCGGTGCTGGGCTTAGGGAGAGGCCTCGGGCTGCCGGTCCTCGCCGAGGGAGTCGAGACCTCGGCCGAGCTGGCCTTCCTCGGCGCCGAGAACTGCCACGAGGCGCAAGGCTATCTCCTCGGCCGCCCCGGCCCGATCGAGCAGTTCGCCGAGCACACCTTCGTGGAGCACGCCTCCTCCGAGAAGACCGGCGAGGCGCCCGGCGCCGAGACCGCGGCGGCCTGA
- a CDS encoding Gfo/Idh/MocA family oxidoreductase, translating into MASIGIVGTGFVADYYMRSLATLPEVTVAGAWDIDLDRLHAFRKYWRVPAATSLDDLIGRRPDLILNLTNPGSHYAVSLACLEAGLPVYSEKPLATRLDDARHLHRVATERGVMLASAPCSALGESAQILWKALRERVIGTPRLVYAEIDDGFLIRAPHETWRSESGAPWPVQDELAVGCALQHAGYYLTWLIAMFGSVTRVSAASAEVLGLTLAEGAAAAPTYACASLFFESGVVARLTCSVVAPHDHSLRIFGDDGILEVGECWSNDAAVRVRRRHVVRRRLIDSPLTRRLRPGRPTHAKVGRKGATAMNFALGPQEMLAAKAEGRASRLDADLALHLTEVALAIQSAGDGTGHQVIASRAGAAAPMPWAMGGLGDGRIRG; encoded by the coding sequence GTGGCGAGCATCGGCATCGTCGGCACGGGATTCGTGGCCGATTACTACATGCGCTCCCTGGCGACGCTGCCGGAGGTGACGGTGGCCGGGGCCTGGGACATCGACCTCGACCGGCTGCACGCCTTCCGCAAGTACTGGCGCGTCCCGGCCGCCACGAGCCTCGACGACCTGATCGGCCGGCGGCCAGACCTGATCCTCAACCTGACCAATCCGGGCTCGCACTACGCCGTCAGCCTGGCCTGCCTGGAGGCCGGGCTGCCGGTCTACTCGGAGAAGCCCCTCGCCACCCGGCTCGACGACGCCCGCCACCTGCACCGGGTCGCGACCGAGCGGGGCGTGATGCTCGCCTCGGCGCCGTGCAGCGCGCTGGGCGAGAGCGCCCAGATCCTCTGGAAGGCCCTGCGCGAGCGCGTCATCGGCACGCCGCGGCTGGTCTATGCCGAGATCGACGACGGCTTCCTGATCCGCGCGCCGCACGAGACCTGGCGCAGCGAATCCGGCGCGCCCTGGCCGGTGCAGGACGAGCTGGCGGTGGGCTGCGCCCTCCAGCATGCCGGCTACTACCTGACCTGGCTGATCGCGATGTTCGGCTCGGTGACCCGGGTCTCGGCGGCCTCCGCCGAGGTGCTTGGCCTGACCCTCGCGGAGGGGGCGGCGGCGGCGCCCACCTATGCCTGCGCCTCGCTGTTCTTCGAGAGCGGGGTGGTCGCCCGCCTGACCTGCTCGGTGGTGGCGCCGCACGACCACTCGCTGCGGATCTTCGGCGACGACGGCATCCTGGAGGTGGGCGAGTGCTGGTCGAACGACGCCGCCGTGCGGGTGCGGCGCCGGCACGTGGTGCGCCGCCGCCTGATCGACTCTCCCCTCACCCGCCGCCTGCGCCCCGGACGACCCACCCACGCCAAGGTCGGGCGGAAGGGCGCGACGGCGATGAACTTCGCCCTCGGGCCGCAGGAGATGCTGGCGGCGAAGGCGGAAGGCCGCGCGAGCCGCCTCGACGCCGACCTCGCGCTGCACCTGACCGAGGTGGCGCTGGCGATCCAGAGCGCCGGCGACGGCACCGGCCACCAGGTGATCGCCTCCCGGGCCGGCGCCGCGGCGCCGATGCCGTGGGCCATGGGAGGATTGGGCGATGGGAGGATAAGGGGGTGA